The following proteins are encoded in a genomic region of Sphingopyxis sp. YF1:
- the purS gene encoding phosphoribosylformylglycinamidine synthase subunit PurS, translating into MKVQVYVTLKPGVLDPQGKAIHHALEGLGFGGVSDVRAGRFIELEVADDVTDADLDAMCAKLLANTVIENYRIQRT; encoded by the coding sequence ATGAAAGTCCAGGTCTATGTGACGCTCAAGCCGGGGGTCCTCGACCCGCAGGGCAAGGCGATCCACCATGCGCTCGAGGGGCTGGGCTTCGGCGGCGTCAGCGACGTGCGTGCGGGCCGCTTCATCGAACTCGAAGTCGCCGACGATGTCACCGACGCCGATCTCGACGCGATGTGCGCGAAGTTGCTCGCGAACACGGTGATCGAGAACTACCGCATCCAGCGCACCTGA
- a CDS encoding (2Fe-2S)-binding protein: MVVCVCNAIRESQLRDVARDGQLRCAKAAYAQLGRKPKCGQCLSFARNIISDVAATA; the protein is encoded by the coding sequence ATGGTCGTCTGTGTCTGCAACGCAATAAGGGAAAGCCAGCTGCGCGACGTCGCGCGCGATGGCCAATTGCGGTGTGCCAAGGCCGCTTATGCGCAATTGGGTCGCAAACCCAAGTGCGGACAGTGCCTGTCATTCGCTCGCAATATCATCAGCGACGTCGCCGCGACCGCCTGA
- the bfr gene encoding bacterioferritin has protein sequence MKGDEKVIDFLNEALKNELTAINQYWLHYRMLDNWGVARLAHFEREESIDEMKHADKLADRILFLGGLPNFQLLGRLRVGETVEEILKADLAIEEEAIPLLKDAIAHCESVRDYVSRDLFSDILESEEHHVDELEKQFEMIARMGLENYIQLQSKPVSDD, from the coding sequence ATGAAGGGCGACGAAAAAGTCATCGATTTCCTCAACGAGGCGCTCAAGAACGAGCTGACCGCGATCAACCAATATTGGCTGCACTATCGCATGCTCGACAATTGGGGCGTCGCGCGGCTCGCGCATTTCGAGCGCGAAGAGTCGATCGACGAGATGAAGCACGCCGACAAGCTCGCCGACCGCATCCTCTTTCTAGGCGGCCTGCCCAATTTCCAGCTGCTCGGGCGCCTGCGCGTCGGCGAAACGGTCGAGGAAATCCTCAAGGCCGACCTCGCGATCGAGGAAGAGGCGATCCCGCTGCTCAAGGATGCGATCGCGCATTGCGAAAGCGTCCGCGACTATGTCAGCCGCGACCTGTTCTCGGACATCCTCGAAAGCGAGGAGCATCATGTCGACGAACTCGAAAAGCAGTTCGAGATGATCGCGCGCATGGGACTCGAAAACTATATCCAGCTCCAGTCGAAGCCGGTGAGCGACGACTGA
- a CDS encoding addiction module antidote protein, producing the protein MESSSLIRRLAEQALVRDLPVGAAQAVLALRYCILCRRSERDPMPELERRWGNILAARRYRLVVEAIGHCWPDPFAVAPPCCPRVSFDEALLADMVGAAADGDRARFDRLSSDLLGGDGREMIFVALENFIRARAPGRV; encoded by the coding sequence ATGGAAAGCAGCAGTTTGATCCGCAGGCTGGCCGAGCAGGCGCTCGTCCGCGACCTGCCGGTCGGCGCCGCGCAGGCGGTGCTCGCGCTGCGCTACTGCATCCTCTGTCGCCGCAGCGAGCGCGACCCGATGCCAGAGCTCGAACGCCGCTGGGGCAATATCCTCGCGGCGCGGCGCTACCGGCTGGTGGTCGAGGCGATCGGGCATTGCTGGCCCGATCCCTTCGCCGTCGCCCCGCCCTGCTGCCCGCGTGTCAGCTTCGACGAGGCGCTGCTCGCCGATATGGTCGGCGCGGCCGCTGACGGCGATCGCGCCCGCTTCGACCGGCTGAGTTCGGACCTGCTCGGCGGCGATGGCCGCGAGATGATCTTCGTCGCGCTGGAAAATTTCATCCGCGCAAGAGCACCGGGCCGGGTTTGA
- a CDS encoding insulinase family protein, producing MTFGPLLRASAALSPIALALAVVLAGPVPLAAREPAAPAATTVSAGTNPQTDAARAWNYAASDVPVDPGIVFGVLPNGMKYALLKNSTPKDSVSLRLRFDVGSFAEADDQRGLAHFLEHMAFNGSTNVPEGEMIKLLERKGLAFGADTNASTGFDQTVYQLDLPNASDDLVDTGLMLMRETASELRIDPEAVNRERGIILSERRARDTYQLRSAVDQFAFLWPGMRVASRLPVGTEEVIRNAPAARIRDLYDRYYRPERATLVMVGDFDPAAIEAKVQARFADWQGRGPAGGDPDIGTIDYGRAAAADDFVDPAISDGVTIAAFKPWVKLPDTRAKRAQDLAEGVGEAIVGRRLAKLALAEDSPILNGYFGDSNGWDIFDQVTIGAAAKQGAWREAQALLEQEWRRAVEHGFTQAEVDEQLANRRTALRNAVAGVDTRRSESLANILVEAAKGDFVVTRPETSQALFEASAPSLDAAAVTAAFRKRMEGLGAPLVRVTGKAPIEGGTDAILTAFKASQQVAVAAPAAAASAVFAYTDFGTPGTVVSDTRIADLGIRRVRFANNVMLNVKRTDFQKDIVYLALRIDGGSLLATKEDPTRVALAGSISLGGLEAHSRDELSTILAGRTVSSSVGSGTDAFGGTARTSPEDFLLQAQLMAAFLTHPGYRPDGLALIRRFLPQQYAANDATPGAVLGRDAGGILANDDPRAVTPPLDAMLALDWASLKPAIADSMTHGAIEIGVVGDIDEQAAIDAIAATFGALPERRPAFDPRPEARIREYAQDRSERTLIHKGPAEQAEVRVYWPARDDSDLAEAMRLQLLGRVMQLKLTEELREKLGESYSPGAGATLSDDFPGYGHLFASSNVDFKDIATTRAAIFRIAQELRDAPVDADLLDRARRPLVEAMTKARRENGYWLPYVAAATSKEARLDRSRQGIAEVEGATAAELQALAKRYLGDDKALVIKAVSDKAGT from the coding sequence ATGACCTTCGGACCCCTGCTGCGCGCGTCCGCCGCGCTGTCGCCCATCGCCCTTGCCCTCGCTGTCGTTCTCGCCGGACCCGTACCGCTCGCTGCGCGCGAACCGGCGGCGCCGGCGGCCACGACCGTCAGCGCGGGCACGAACCCGCAAACCGATGCCGCGCGCGCCTGGAATTACGCCGCGAGCGACGTGCCGGTCGATCCCGGCATCGTCTTCGGCGTGCTGCCCAACGGGATGAAATATGCGCTGCTCAAAAACAGCACGCCCAAGGACAGCGTGTCGCTGCGCCTGCGCTTCGACGTCGGCAGCTTCGCCGAGGCCGACGACCAGCGCGGGCTCGCGCATTTCCTCGAACATATGGCGTTCAACGGATCGACCAACGTGCCCGAGGGCGAAATGATCAAGCTGCTCGAACGCAAGGGGCTGGCCTTCGGCGCCGACACCAATGCGTCGACGGGCTTCGACCAGACGGTCTACCAGCTCGACCTTCCCAATGCTTCCGACGATCTCGTCGATACGGGGCTGATGCTGATGCGCGAGACCGCGAGCGAGCTCAGGATCGATCCCGAGGCGGTGAACCGCGAGCGCGGTATCATCCTGTCCGAACGCCGCGCGCGCGACACCTATCAGCTGCGCAGCGCGGTCGACCAGTTCGCCTTCCTGTGGCCCGGCATGCGCGTCGCCAGCCGCCTTCCGGTCGGCACCGAGGAGGTGATCCGGAACGCGCCCGCCGCGCGTATCCGCGACCTTTACGACCGCTATTACCGCCCCGAGCGTGCGACGCTGGTGATGGTGGGCGATTTCGATCCCGCGGCGATCGAGGCCAAGGTCCAAGCGCGCTTCGCCGACTGGCAGGGGCGCGGCCCCGCGGGCGGCGACCCCGACATCGGCACGATCGACTATGGCCGCGCGGCGGCCGCCGACGATTTCGTTGATCCCGCGATCAGCGACGGGGTGACGATCGCGGCGTTCAAGCCCTGGGTGAAGCTGCCCGACACCCGGGCGAAGCGCGCGCAGGATCTGGCCGAGGGGGTGGGCGAGGCGATCGTCGGCCGCCGCCTGGCCAAGCTGGCGCTCGCCGAGGATTCGCCGATCCTGAACGGCTATTTCGGCGATTCGAACGGATGGGATATTTTCGACCAAGTCACGATCGGCGCCGCGGCGAAGCAGGGGGCATGGCGCGAGGCGCAGGCGCTGCTCGAACAGGAATGGCGCCGCGCGGTCGAACATGGCTTCACGCAGGCCGAGGTCGACGAACAGCTCGCCAACCGTCGCACCGCGCTCCGCAACGCGGTTGCGGGGGTCGACACGCGCCGCAGCGAAAGCCTGGCCAATATACTCGTCGAGGCGGCGAAGGGCGATTTCGTCGTCACCCGGCCCGAAACCTCGCAGGCGCTGTTCGAGGCGAGCGCGCCGTCGCTCGACGCCGCGGCGGTCACCGCCGCCTTCCGCAAGCGCATGGAGGGGCTCGGCGCGCCGCTCGTCCGCGTGACCGGCAAGGCGCCGATCGAAGGCGGCACCGACGCGATCCTCACGGCGTTCAAGGCCTCGCAGCAGGTCGCGGTTGCCGCGCCCGCCGCCGCGGCGAGCGCCGTCTTCGCCTACACCGACTTCGGGACCCCGGGGACGGTCGTCAGCGATACGCGGATCGCCGATCTCGGCATCCGGCGCGTCCGCTTCGCCAACAATGTCATGCTCAACGTCAAGCGGACCGATTTCCAGAAGGACATCGTCTATCTGGCGCTGCGCATCGACGGCGGCAGCCTGCTCGCTACGAAGGAGGATCCGACGCGCGTCGCGCTCGCGGGTTCGATCAGCCTCGGCGGGCTCGAAGCGCACAGCCGCGACGAGCTCAGCACGATCCTCGCCGGCCGCACCGTAAGCAGCAGCGTTGGCAGCGGTACCGATGCCTTCGGCGGCACCGCCCGCACCTCGCCCGAGGATTTCCTGCTGCAGGCGCAGTTGATGGCGGCCTTCCTGACCCATCCCGGCTACCGTCCCGACGGGCTCGCGCTGATCCGGCGTTTCCTGCCGCAGCAATATGCCGCGAACGACGCGACGCCGGGCGCGGTGCTCGGGCGCGACGCGGGCGGTATTCTCGCCAATGACGACCCGCGCGCGGTCACCCCGCCGCTGGATGCCATGCTCGCGCTCGACTGGGCGAGCCTCAAACCCGCGATCGCCGACAGCATGACGCATGGCGCGATCGAGATCGGGGTCGTCGGCGATATTGACGAGCAGGCGGCGATCGACGCCATCGCCGCAACCTTCGGCGCGCTGCCCGAACGCCGCCCGGCCTTCGACCCGCGTCCCGAGGCGCGCATTCGCGAATATGCGCAGGACCGCAGCGAGCGGACGCTGATCCACAAAGGCCCCGCCGAGCAGGCGGAGGTACGCGTCTACTGGCCCGCGCGCGACGACAGCGACCTTGCCGAGGCGATGCGGCTGCAACTGCTGGGCCGTGTGATGCAGTTGAAGCTGACGGAAGAACTGCGCGAGAAGCTTGGCGAAAGCTACAGCCCCGGTGCCGGTGCGACCCTGTCGGATGATTTCCCCGGCTACGGCCATCTTTTCGCGTCGAGCAACGTTGATTTCAAGGATATCGCGACGACACGCGCCGCGATCTTCCGTATCGCGCAGGAACTTCGCGATGCACCCGTCGATGCCGACCTGCTCGACCGCGCACGGCGGCCGTTGGTCGAGGCGATGACCAAGGCGCGCCGCGAGAATGGCTATTGGCTGCCCTATGTCGCCGCGGCGACGAGCAAGGAGGCGCGGCTCGACCGCAGTCGCCAGGGCATCGCCGAGGTCGAGGGCGCGACCGCGGCCGAGCTTCAGGCACTCGCGAAGCGCTATCTGGGCGACGACAAGGCGCTGGTGATCAAGGCGGTGAGCGACAAGGCGGGGACATAG
- a CDS encoding diguanylate cyclase, which yields MTGVHHWLRTRIFPPVPEAIRDDVALLRADRVETLTPMLFLMLAATTPTAIYGGVESVHWIVRLGFPVTLAVVCLFGFFFLLKTRGRRMSPRRARRVIKEATWLSGTMGAMCSSWTVVNWLAAPPEHHSYYAMIMAMGSLATAYCLSSIRFATIVNLGIGLVPIMLLMLTSGNPPEFAAGTSLFVATAFLLRMIVQQHGQLVDLLQLQQQMRDLAHTDPLTGVSNRRELDARLDREIAAADEGTRFAIALLDLDGFKPVNDLHGHAVGDALLCEVAARLRGACGHHAMVARQGGDEFAILVPAGSPLLDTALAGHILAVLAAPYRIEGKVIRVGASIGVATWPEQDSAQKLFEFADRAVYAAKAGPGDPLLSPVESIAQAG from the coding sequence ATGACGGGGGTTCATCACTGGTTGCGGACGCGGATTTTTCCGCCGGTTCCGGAAGCGATACGCGACGATGTGGCGTTGCTGCGCGCCGATCGTGTCGAAACACTGACCCCGATGCTGTTCCTGATGCTGGCGGCGACGACGCCGACCGCCATCTACGGCGGGGTCGAAAGCGTCCACTGGATCGTCCGCCTCGGCTTTCCGGTCACGCTCGCGGTCGTATGCCTTTTCGGCTTCTTCTTCCTGCTCAAGACGCGCGGGCGGCGGATGAGCCCGCGCCGCGCGCGCCGGGTGATCAAGGAAGCGACCTGGCTGTCGGGCACGATGGGCGCGATGTGCAGCAGCTGGACGGTGGTCAACTGGCTGGCTGCGCCGCCCGAACATCACAGCTATTATGCGATGATCATGGCGATGGGGTCGCTCGCGACCGCCTATTGCCTGTCGTCGATCCGCTTCGCGACGATCGTCAACCTCGGCATCGGCCTCGTGCCGATCATGCTGCTGATGCTGACCTCGGGCAATCCGCCCGAATTCGCGGCGGGAACCAGCCTGTTCGTCGCCACCGCCTTCCTGCTGCGCATGATCGTCCAGCAGCACGGCCAGCTCGTCGACCTGCTCCAGCTGCAGCAGCAGATGCGCGACCTCGCGCACACCGACCCGCTCACCGGGGTGTCGAACCGCCGCGAGCTCGATGCGCGGCTCGACCGCGAAATCGCCGCGGCGGACGAGGGGACGCGCTTCGCGATCGCGCTGCTCGATCTCGACGGGTTCAAGCCGGTCAACGACCTCCACGGCCATGCGGTCGGCGATGCCCTGCTTTGCGAGGTGGCGGCGCGGCTGCGCGGCGCGTGCGGGCACCATGCCATGGTCGCGCGGCAGGGGGGCGACGAATTCGCGATTCTCGTCCCCGCGGGATCGCCCTTGCTCGACACCGCGCTCGCGGGCCACATCCTCGCGGTGCTCGCCGCGCCCTATCGTATCGAGGGCAAGGTGATCCGTGTCGGTGCCAGCATCGGTGTCGCGACCTGGCCCGAACAGGACAGTGCGCAAAAGCTGTTCGAATTCGCCGATCGCGCGGTCTACGCGGCCAAGGCCGGACCCGGCGATCCGCTCCTGTCGCCGGTCGAAAGCATCGCGCAGGCGGGCTGA
- a CDS encoding lipoxygenase family protein, with protein MSYPVPSLNTPVVVPASPMPSAHPSLPQNDSPAQQAARAAQLAATQTVYVWTDDVPTLPGVPLATHVPRNDVPTIAWFGRLITIGLTIVRNALAVKLDGVDKGELAGPRTDYETALAECDAIEASTAKIATDHGVHEGGTIFERIVGDVENAVAAIERDAHLSLLQGYKDRLEELMKVSDAEIAQLGRKTPRSLDAYRALFRTLPVPGIAYNFQDDGEFARLRVQGPNNMLVTAAGDALPANFPLSAKQYAAVVNGDTLDRALADGRLFLLDYKDLAVLDPGTWKGEAKYVGQPIALFAVPPGGSSLVPVAIQCGQDPADFPIFTPSPAPEKLWGWEMAKLVVQVADGNYHELFTHLARTHLVIEAFAVATHRHLAEVHPIWALLVPHYEGTLFINEAAATSLIAADGPIDHIFAGTITSSQAAAVDARLAFDFYARMLPADLAARGVGSDSALADYPYRDDALLVWNAIHEWARQYVDLYYANDAAVAADTELAAWAACLATEAKIRGFGPITSRKQLANICTMVMFTASAQHAAVNFPQKDIMAFAPAVTGAGWEAAPTGQRGHDKPGWLAMMPPMALALEQLNVLELLGSLHYRPLGDYRSNAFPYPKWFQDPRVTAKSGPLAWFQAALADVETEILARNAQRFAPYPYLQPSLIPTSINI; from the coding sequence ATGTCCTATCCTGTTCCGTCGCTGAACACGCCGGTCGTCGTACCGGCGTCGCCGATGCCGTCCGCACACCCGTCGTTGCCGCAGAACGACAGCCCGGCCCAGCAGGCCGCGCGCGCCGCGCAACTGGCCGCGACGCAGACCGTCTATGTCTGGACCGACGATGTCCCGACGCTGCCCGGCGTTCCGCTCGCGACCCACGTGCCGCGCAACGACGTGCCGACGATCGCATGGTTCGGCCGCCTGATCACCATCGGCCTTACGATCGTGCGCAACGCGCTCGCGGTGAAGCTCGACGGCGTCGACAAGGGCGAACTTGCGGGTCCGCGGACCGACTATGAGACCGCGCTCGCCGAATGCGACGCGATCGAGGCCTCGACCGCAAAGATCGCCACCGACCATGGCGTCCACGAAGGCGGCACCATCTTCGAACGCATCGTCGGCGACGTCGAAAATGCGGTTGCGGCGATCGAACGCGACGCGCATCTTTCGCTGCTTCAGGGCTACAAGGACCGCCTCGAGGAACTGATGAAGGTCAGCGACGCCGAGATCGCCCAACTGGGACGCAAGACCCCGCGCAGCCTCGACGCCTATCGCGCGCTGTTCCGGACGCTGCCCGTCCCCGGTATCGCCTATAATTTCCAGGACGACGGCGAATTCGCCCGGCTGCGCGTGCAGGGGCCGAACAATATGCTGGTCACCGCGGCAGGCGACGCGCTCCCCGCGAATTTCCCGCTGTCGGCAAAGCAATATGCCGCGGTGGTGAACGGCGACACGCTCGACCGGGCGCTCGCCGACGGGCGGCTCTTCCTGCTCGACTACAAGGATCTTGCGGTGCTCGACCCGGGCACGTGGAAGGGCGAGGCCAAATATGTCGGGCAGCCGATCGCGCTGTTCGCGGTGCCACCCGGCGGATCGTCGCTCGTCCCCGTCGCGATCCAGTGCGGCCAGGATCCGGCCGATTTCCCGATCTTCACCCCCTCACCCGCGCCCGAGAAACTGTGGGGCTGGGAGATGGCGAAGCTCGTCGTGCAGGTCGCCGACGGCAATTATCATGAACTCTTCACGCACCTTGCGCGCACGCACCTCGTGATCGAGGCCTTCGCGGTCGCGACGCACCGCCACCTCGCCGAGGTCCACCCGATCTGGGCGCTGCTCGTCCCGCACTATGAGGGCACGCTGTTCATCAACGAAGCGGCGGCGACGTCGCTGATCGCCGCGGACGGCCCGATCGACCATATTTTCGCAGGCACGATCACCTCGAGCCAGGCGGCGGCGGTCGACGCGCGGCTCGCCTTCGACTTCTACGCCCGCATGCTGCCCGCCGATCTCGCCGCGCGCGGCGTCGGCAGCGATTCGGCGCTCGCCGACTATCCGTACCGCGACGATGCCCTGCTCGTGTGGAACGCGATCCACGAATGGGCGCGCCAATATGTCGACCTCTATTATGCGAACGACGCCGCGGTGGCGGCCGACACCGAGCTTGCCGCGTGGGCGGCGTGCCTCGCGACCGAAGCGAAGATCCGGGGCTTCGGCCCGATCACCAGCCGGAAGCAGCTCGCGAACATCTGCACGATGGTGATGTTCACCGCGAGCGCGCAGCATGCGGCGGTCAATTTTCCGCAAAAGGACATCATGGCCTTTGCCCCCGCGGTGACGGGGGCGGGGTGGGAAGCCGCGCCGACCGGGCAGCGCGGGCACGACAAGCCCGGCTGGCTCGCGATGATGCCGCCGATGGCGCTCGCGCTCGAGCAATTGAACGTGCTCGAACTGCTCGGGTCGCTGCACTATCGCCCGCTCGGCGACTATCGCAGCAACGCCTTTCCCTATCCGAAATGGTTCCAGGACCCGCGCGTGACGGCGAAGAGCGGCCCGCTGGCATGGTTCCAGGCCGCACTCGCCGACGTCGAGACCGAAATCCTCGCGCGCAACGCGCAGCGGTTCGCGCCCTATCCCTATCTCCAGCCGAGCCTGATCCCGACGAGCATCAATATCTGA
- the purC gene encoding phosphoribosylaminoimidazolesuccinocarboxamide synthase, translating into MARRRQIYEGKAKILYEGPEPGTLIQYFKDDATAFNAQKRGTINGKGVLNNRISEHVFTLLGNIGVPTHFIRRLNMREQLIRQVEIVPIEVIVRNVAAGTLSKRLGIEEGTQLPRTLIEYCYKDDALGDPLVAEEHIACFNWCSQDELHDIQDMAIRINDFMSGMFAAVGIRLIDFKLEFGRLYEGDFSRIILADEISPDGCRLWDMTTNEKLDKDRFRRDLGGEVEAYQEVARRLGLLPEGGDNAVLDLDSHRKKKGS; encoded by the coding sequence ATGGCCCGTCGCCGCCAGATCTACGAAGGCAAAGCCAAGATCCTTTACGAAGGCCCCGAACCGGGCACGCTGATCCAGTATTTCAAGGACGACGCGACCGCGTTCAACGCGCAGAAGCGCGGGACGATCAACGGCAAGGGCGTGCTCAACAACCGGATTTCGGAGCATGTCTTCACGCTGCTTGGCAACATCGGCGTGCCCACCCACTTCATCCGCCGCCTCAACATGCGCGAGCAGCTGATCCGCCAGGTCGAGATCGTGCCGATCGAGGTGATCGTGCGCAACGTCGCCGCGGGCACGCTGTCGAAGCGCCTCGGCATCGAGGAAGGCACGCAGCTGCCCCGCACGCTGATCGAATATTGCTACAAGGACGACGCGCTCGGCGATCCGCTGGTGGCCGAGGAGCATATCGCCTGCTTCAACTGGTGCAGCCAGGACGAGCTCCACGACATCCAGGACATGGCGATCCGCATCAACGACTTCATGTCGGGCATGTTCGCCGCGGTCGGCATCCGTCTGATCGACTTCAAGCTCGAATTCGGGCGGCTGTATGAAGGCGATTTCAGCCGCATCATCCTGGCGGACGAGATCAGCCCCGACGGCTGCCGCCTGTGGGACATGACCACCAACGAAAAGCTCGACAAGGACCGCTTCCGCCGCGACCTCGGCGGCGAGGTCGAAGCCTATCAGGAAGTCGCGCGCCGTCTGGGCCTGCTGCCCGAAGGGGGCGACAATGCGGTGCTCGACCTCGACAGCCACCGCAAGAAAAAGGGCAGCTGA
- a CDS encoding crotonase/enoyl-CoA hydratase family protein, with the protein MSFEEIRLDKQDGIALLTLYRPGRMNAFTTQMMTEIIAALDECDADDAVRAVVFTGDGDRAYCAGADLGSGADTFDYDKRTDKAALLPDGIPASPVADDGTIDWSHPLIRDGGGRVSMRIFEAKKPVLGAINGAAVGIGATMTLSMDARLASDTARYGFVFARRGIVPEAASSWFLPRLVGIQTALDWCYSGRLIPAAEAHEKGLVQSVHTPGELVDAAIAKARELTADSAPVSVALTRRMMWRMLGAPHPMSAHRWDSRVIFARGRSPDAAEGVTSFLEKRAPEFTSSVASDYPWFDEFEDAPPYG; encoded by the coding sequence ATGAGCTTCGAAGAGATTCGCCTCGACAAGCAGGACGGCATCGCGCTGCTGACGCTGTACCGCCCCGGCCGCATGAACGCCTTCACGACGCAGATGATGACCGAGATCATCGCCGCGCTCGACGAGTGCGACGCCGACGATGCGGTGCGCGCGGTGGTGTTCACCGGCGACGGCGATCGCGCCTATTGCGCGGGCGCCGACCTCGGCAGCGGTGCCGACACCTTCGATTACGACAAGCGCACCGACAAGGCGGCGCTGCTGCCCGACGGCATCCCCGCAAGCCCGGTCGCCGACGACGGCACGATCGACTGGTCGCATCCGCTGATCCGCGACGGCGGCGGGCGCGTGTCGATGCGCATCTTCGAGGCGAAGAAGCCCGTGCTCGGCGCGATCAACGGCGCCGCGGTGGGCATCGGCGCGACGATGACGCTGTCGATGGATGCGCGCCTCGCGAGCGATACCGCGCGCTACGGCTTCGTCTTCGCGCGCCGCGGCATCGTTCCCGAAGCGGCGTCGAGCTGGTTCCTGCCGCGGCTCGTCGGCATCCAGACCGCGCTCGACTGGTGCTATTCGGGGCGCCTGATCCCCGCCGCCGAGGCGCATGAAAAGGGCCTCGTCCAGTCGGTCCATACCCCTGGCGAACTCGTCGACGCGGCGATCGCCAAGGCACGCGAACTCACCGCCGACAGCGCCCCGGTCTCGGTCGCGCTGACCCGCCGCATGATGTGGCGGATGCTCGGCGCGCCGCACCCGATGAGCGCGCATCGCTGGGACAGCCGTGTGATCTTTGCCCGCGGGCGCAGCCCCGACGCCGCCGAGGGGGTGACGAGCTTCCTCGAAAAGCGCGCGCCCGAATTCACGTCGAGCGTTGCGAGCGACTATCCCTGGTTCGACGAATTCGAGGACGCACCGCCTTACGGCTGA
- a CDS encoding alkaline phosphatase D family protein, producing MHELWGEIDRRLLVKLGAAGLAALALPGAARAAMAQGFTHGVASGEPGANSVLLWTRYAAPSDTRLTAEISETSDFARIAGGGSVTAAGDRDHTAKIGVDGLHPGRWYFYRFVAPDGRMSPTGRTRTLPQGPTASFNLALFSCANLPFGWFNAYGHAAARGDIDLCVHLGDYLYEYRSGEYPAASDVVPGRLVQPEHEIVALADYRLRYAAYRSDPDLQRLHQLFPMIAQWDDHEFANDVWKGGAENHNDGEGEWRAREAAAERAHREWMPVADTRWRDYQVGDLATIFLPETRITARDKPFELGDIIAGKGDVAAALKAFAETGYRDRGRQLLGGDQEKWLFDGFAASTRAGTRWQVCAQQIVMGSLFTPPESANWFGADQPDYVRRRVAVAQFAAKAGLPLNMDSWDGYPAARDRLLAAAQRADADLVTLSGDSHNAWAFDLTHDGRPAGVEVGGHSVTSPGFEAYTTGISDEVRTAALRAASPQLQWANTQDRGYATVRLDRERVTADWHMLASVRSRTPALRTTHRMAATRGRRRFDQP from the coding sequence ATGCACGAGCTTTGGGGCGAAATCGACCGCCGGCTGCTGGTCAAGCTCGGCGCCGCGGGACTCGCGGCGCTCGCGCTGCCCGGCGCGGCGCGCGCGGCGATGGCGCAGGGTTTCACCCATGGGGTGGCCAGCGGCGAGCCGGGCGCCAATTCGGTCCTGTTATGGACGCGCTACGCTGCGCCGTCCGACACCCGGCTGACCGCAGAAATTTCGGAAACGTCCGACTTTGCCCGCATCGCGGGCGGTGGATCGGTCACGGCCGCGGGCGATCGCGATCATACCGCAAAGATCGGCGTCGACGGCCTGCATCCGGGACGCTGGTATTTCTATCGTTTCGTCGCGCCCGACGGCCGCATGTCGCCGACGGGGCGGACGCGCACCCTGCCGCAGGGGCCGACGGCGTCGTTCAACCTTGCGCTGTTTTCCTGCGCGAACCTGCCCTTTGGCTGGTTCAACGCCTATGGCCACGCCGCCGCGCGCGGCGACATCGACCTGTGCGTCCACCTCGGCGACTATCTCTACGAATATCGCTCGGGGGAATATCCTGCCGCCAGCGATGTCGTCCCCGGGCGGCTGGTCCAGCCGGAGCACGAGATCGTCGCGCTCGCCGACTATCGGCTGCGCTACGCCGCCTATCGCAGCGACCCCGACCTCCAGCGGCTGCACCAGCTGTTCCCGATGATCGCGCAGTGGGACGATCATGAATTCGCGAACGACGTGTGGAAGGGCGGCGCCGAGAATCACAACGACGGCGAGGGCGAATGGCGCGCGCGCGAAGCCGCCGCCGAGCGCGCGCATCGCGAATGGATGCCCGTCGCCGACACGCGCTGGCGCGACTATCAGGTCGGCGACCTCGCGACGATCTTCCTTCCCGAAACGCGCATTACCGCGCGCGACAAGCCCTTCGAGCTGGGCGACATCATCGCGGGCAAGGGCGACGTCGCGGCGGCGCTGAAGGCGTTCGCCGAAACGGGGTACCGCGACCGCGGGCGGCAATTGCTCGGCGGCGATCAGGAAAAATGGCTGTTCGACGGCTTCGCGGCCTCGACGCGCGCGGGCACGCGCTGGCAGGTATGCGCGCAGCAGATCGTGATGGGATCGCTGTTCACCCCGCCCGAATCGGCGAACTGGTTCGGCGCCGACCAGCCCGACTATGTCCGCCGCCGCGTCGCGGTGGCGCAGTTCGCGGCAAAGGCGGGACTGCCGCTCAACATGGACAGCTGGGACGGCTATCCGGCGGCGCGCGACCGCTTGCTCGCCGCGGCGCAGCGCGCCGACGCCGATCTGGTCACGCTGTCGGGCGACAGCCACAACGCGTGGGCGTTCGACCTGACGCACGACGGCCGGCCGGCCGGGGTCGAAGTCGGCGGGCACAGCGTCACCTCGCCGGGGTTCGAGGCCTATACCACGGGGATTTCGGACGAAGTTCGCACCGCCGCGCTGCGGGCGGCGTCGCCGCAGCTCCAATGGGCGAATACGCAGGATCGCGGCTATGCGACCGTGCGCCTCGATCGCGAGCGGGTGACCGCCGACTGGCACATGCTCGCATCGGTGCGCAGCCGCACGCCCGCGCTCAGGACGACGCACCGCATGGCGGCGACGCGCGGGCGGCGGCGTTTCGATCAGCCGTAA